The following are from one region of the Gossypium hirsutum isolate 1008001.06 chromosome D03, Gossypium_hirsutum_v2.1, whole genome shotgun sequence genome:
- the LOC107949544 gene encoding G-type lectin S-receptor-like serine/threonine-protein kinase SD3-1, with the protein MLEQDKLPHGFALLLCISLGSLLSGIAVSEIPLGSKLSVGESTSWVSSNGDFAIGFYNFPDQPKQFSVGIRFNSKSVPVNKQTVVWVAGGDVTVGNNSYFQLQENGELVLFDALQGEEVWTSKTSQLSVALAVLRDDGNLVLLNENRDVIWQSFDSPTDTLLPGQRLSTFRTLRAASQNYVSSLYSLYMNVSGQLQLKWESSIIYWSAGRPSHSNLSAVLTSDGSLQLVAPNLERFWSVFGEDHNDTVRFRFLRLDVDGNLRLYSWMEVSQTWRSVWQAVENQCNVFATCDQQGICAFNASGSHVCTCPFHHAVQSNSKCLVSSQHDCKPGSIMVEHANMFLYGIYPVHDFISRTSLDKCKSMCLSDPSCTAVTFTNDGSAKCRMMKTQYVSGYSDPSLSATSFVKRCSDPLAADPIFPLKSPPQAHKEPYNICIPCLVGAASGTIFVFIVIQLGMGFYLYKRKNNYRRLASLAHSRPGSKCLIMLSFTEIKELTGNFNDQIGPKMFKGALPDKQPVAVKELEGTIEARKFRAAVSKVGSIYHKGLAKLEGYCCEFNHRYLVYEYAENGSLEKYIENPTLAERLTWRKRMDISINVGRAIFYLHTECREFLCHGNLECENVVLDENFEAKVKEFGLGMLYGEASSRRASAQKDVEDFGKMVLTLVSGFKEVKDVLDWAYKEWMEGHPENVVDKRLKNEVDAEELECALRITFWCLQADERVKPSMGEVVKVLEGTLPADPPPPPFSCLISAREVEDTSESGSEV; encoded by the coding sequence ATGCTTGAACAGGATAAACTTCCCCATGGTTTTGCTCTCCTTTTATGTATCTCTCTTGGGTCATTGCTATCTGGGATTGCAGTTTCAGAAATTCCATTGGGGTCAAAACTTTCTGTAGGAGAAAGTACTTCCTGGGTTTCTTCTAATGGTGATTTTGCAATTGGATTTTATAACTTCCCTGATCAGCCAAAACAGTTTAGTGTTGGCATTCGTTTCAATTCGAAGTCTGTTCCTGTCAATAAACAGACAGTGGTTTGGGTTGCCGGAGGTGATGTTACTGTGGGTAACAATTCATATTTCCAGCTTCAAGAGAACGGGGAATTGGTTCTTTTTGATGCCTTGCAGGGTGAAGAAGTGTGGACCAGCAAAACAAGCCAATTATCTGTGGCATTAGCGGTTCTTCGCGACGATGGCAATCTCGTCTTACTGAATGAGAATAGAGATGTAATTTGGCAAAGCTTCGATAGTCCAACAGATACACTTCTTCCTGGCCAGAGACTTTCTACTTTTAGAACATTGAGAGCTGCCAGTCAAAACTATGTTTCGAGTTTATATAGCCTCTACATGAATGTGTCTGGTCAGTTACAACTAAAGTGGGAGAGCAGCATCATCTATTGGAGTGCCGGAAGGCCTTCTCATTCAAATCTCAGTGCTGTTCTCACTTCAGATGGAAGCCTGCAACTTGTGGCCCCCAATTTGGAAAGGTTTTGGTCTGTGTTTGGAGAAGATCATAATGACACTGTGAGATTCAGGTTCCTCCGGCTGGATGTGGATGGTAATTTGCGGTTATATTCATGGATGGAGGTTTCACAAACGTGGAGATCAGTTTGGCAAGCTGTTGAGAATCAATGTAATGTCTTTGCAACTTGTGATCAACAAGGCATCTGCGCATTTAATGCTTCTGGTTCCCATGTTTGCACTTGCCCATTTCACCATGCAGTGCAATCAAATTCAAAATGTTTGGTTTCATCTCAGCATGACTGCAAACCAGGATCCATTATGGTTGAGCATGCCAACATGTTCCTTTACGGAATTTACCCAGTTCACGATTTTATCTCCCGAACTAGTCTAGACAAATGCAAAAGCATGTGCCTAAGTGACCCAAGTTGCACTGCAGTAACCTTCACAAATGATGGAAGTGCAAAATGCAGGATGATGAAAACTCAGTATGTCAGTGGTTATTCGGATCCATCACTTAGTGCAACCTCTTTTGTTAAGAGGTGTTCGGACCCCTTAGCTGCTGATCCCATCTTCCCATTGAAGTCTCCACCGCAAGCACACAAGGAGCCTTATAATATTTGCATTCCTTGTCTAGTTGGAGCAGCCTCGGgcacaatttttgtttttattgtgatTCAGTTGGGAATGGGATTTTACCtttacaaaagaaaaaacaacTACAGGAGATTGGCTTCTTTAGCTCATTCCCGTCCTGGTTCAAAATGTTTAATAATGTTATCCTTCACTGAGATTAAGGAGCTTACTGGGAATTTCAATGATCAAATTGGGCCGAAAATGTTCAAAGGTGCCTTACCTGATAAACAACCAGTCGCAGTCAAAGAGCTGGAAGGAACTATTGAAGCAAGAAAGTTTCGAGCTGCTGTGTCAAAGGTGGGAAGCATTTATCACAAAGGTCTTGCCAAGCTGGAAGGCTATTGTTGTGAGTTCAATCACAGGTATTTGGTCTATGAATATGCTGAGAATGGCTCTCTGGAGAAATACATAGAAAATCCAACACTTGCTGAGAGACTGACATGGAGAAAGAGGATGGATATTAGCATAAACGTTGGTAGAGCCATATTTTATTTGCACACCGAGTGTAGAGAATTTCTATGCCATGGAAATTTGGAATGTGAAAATGTAGTCCTTGATGAAAATTTTGAGGCCAAAGTGAAGGAATTTGGGTTGGGGATGCTTTATGGTGAAGCATCCTCCCGTAGGGCTTCAGCACAGAAAGATGTGGAAGATTTTGGCAAGATGGTTTTGACATTAGTTAGTGGGTTTAAAGAAGTGAAGGATGTTCTTGATTGGGCTTACAAAGAATGGATGGAAGGCCATCCGGAGAACGTAGTAGATAAAAGACTCAAGAACGAAGTGGATGCTGAGGAATTGGAATGTGCATTGAGAATCACATTTTGGTGCCTTCAAGCAGATGAACGGGTGAAACCATCTATGGGGGAGGTAGTCAAGGTGTTGGAGGGCACACTTCCTGCCGATCCTCCTCCGCCACCTTTCAGTTGTCTGATATCAGCGAGGGAGGTTGAAGACACCTCTGAATCTGGCTCAGAGGTATAG